The window CTAATATGCAAATCAATCTGATTACCGGTATCTCAGGCTCTGGTAAATCAGTTGCACTGAGGGCCTTTGAGGATGCTGGTTATGACTGTGTAGACAACCTCCCAGTGAGCTTGCTAGAAAGTCTCATCACAACCCTAGAAGGCGAAAAGAGCGAGCGTGTTGCAGTGGCTATTGATGCTCGTCGGGGTCAATCTATTGCAGAGCTACCTCAGATCTTAGAAAACTTACGACGCCATCATCAGGTGCGTATCGTTTTTCTGAATGCAGATACCAACACCCTCATTCAGCGCTTCTCCGAAACCCGTAGACGTCATCCACTGTCCGGTAAAACCCAACAAACTCAGGCAGCCACCCTCATCGAGGCAATTGATAAGGAACGTAGTCTGCTAGAACCTTTGCGTGCACAAGCACATAGCATTGATACCAGTAGCCTTCCCGCTCATGCATTGCGCTCTTGGATTCAGGATCTACTCAAAGATAAACCCCAGGGACTCACGGTCATTTTTGAGTCTTTTGGATTTAAAAAAGGCTTGCCGAGTGAAGCAGACCTGGTATTTGATGTCCGCTGCCTTCCAAACCCTCACTATGACAAAGCTTTACGCCCCTTGTCCGGTAAGGATCAAGCAGTCAGAGAGTTTT is drawn from Polynucleobacter arcticus and contains these coding sequences:
- the rapZ gene encoding RNase adapter RapZ, which codes for MQINLITGISGSGKSVALRAFEDAGYDCVDNLPVSLLESLITTLEGEKSERVAVAIDARRGQSIAELPQILENLRRHHQVRIVFLNADTNTLIQRFSETRRRHPLSGKTQQTQAATLIEAIDKERSLLEPLRAQAHSIDTSSLPAHALRSWIQDLLKDKPQGLTVIFESFGFKKGLPSEADLVFDVRCLPNPHYDKALRPLSGKDQAVREFLEKIPEVVSMESDIIQFVEKWLPHYIADGRSYLTVAIGCTGGQHRSVYLVSRIIAHFLPQKDLAALQINFLSRHRELDSIPVAAP